Proteins found in one Podarcis muralis chromosome 5, rPodMur119.hap1.1, whole genome shotgun sequence genomic segment:
- the TRMT13 gene encoding tRNA:m(4)X modification enzyme TRM13 homolog isoform X6: MPFGSETVYYSQDINAGLKDTTELPEEQQVPISALSKEELEDLIRKLRRASNCINYVLKDQILSHQALQEALNDPQNGDVAFKHLKQQASILGNMERLHLLEPGNCFVEFGAGRGKLSHWVDIALQDSKDVHFLLVERATTRFKVDGKHRKNCFERLQVDIQHLCLNKVPVLVKEKLPVIGIGKHVCGAATDLALRCLVETYAKLCKGEKESPAPKRFKSNETSITSNNSGELHSKPIADSWSPVAGVVIALCCHHRCDWKHYVGQDFFTKVGLGAMEFNYFKRMTSWATCGMRETERKSYATHTKNEEQSNETEEDDQDEYNVDSLQGLLTTEDRKQIGQLCKLLIDHGRIEYLQQRGYEAVLQHYTDLSVSLENVLLTAVPCQSSLTPSTA, encoded by the exons ATGCCCTTTGGATCCGAAACA GTCTACTATTCTCAAGATATTAATGCAGGACTGAAAGATACGACAGAGTTGCCAGAAGAGCAG CAGGTACCGATTTCTGCGCTGTCTAAAGAAGAGTTGGAGGACTTAATTAGAAAGCTAAGAAGAGCAAGTAACT GTATAAATTATGTACTTAAGGACCAAATCCTCTCTCACCAAGCTTTACAAGAGGCCTTGAATGACCCCCAAAATGGAGATGTGGCTTTTAAGCATTTGAAACAACAG GCTTCTATATTAGGTAACATGGAAAGACTACATTTGCTTGAACCTGGCAACTGTTTTGTTGAATTTGGAGCGGGACGAGGAAAGCTGTCCCACTGGGTGGATATAGCCTTACAAGATTCTAAAGATGTGCATTTTCTTCTTGTTGAAAGAGCAACTACTAGGTTCAAG GTAGATGGTAAGCATAGAAAAAATTGCTTTGAAAGGCTTCAAGTCGATATCCAGCATTTGTGTTTAA ATAAGGTCCCCGTTCTTGTGAAAGAGAAGCTGCCTGTGATAGGAATTGGAAAACATGTTTGTGGTGCGGCAACAG ATCTTGCTTTGAGATGCTTAGTTGAAACATACGCAAAACTCTGCAAAGGTGAGAAGGAGAGCCCTGCACCTAAACGCTTTAAGAGCAATGAAACCAGCATAACTTCTAATAATTCTGGTGAATTGCATAGCAAGCCTATAGCAGACAGCTGGAGCCCTGTGGCTGGGGTTGTTATTGCCCTGTGTTGCCATCATAGATGTGACTGGAAGCATTACGTAGGCCAAGACTTCTTCACAAAAGTAGGACTTGGGGCGATGGAATTCAATTATTTTAAAAGGATGACAAGCTGGGCCACTTGTGGCAtgagagaaactgagaggaaaagCTATGCAACTCATACAAAGAATGAAGAACAGAGCAATGAGACAGAAGAAGATGACCAAGATGAATACAATGTGGATAGCCTGCAAGG GCTGTTAACCACTGAGGACCGAAAGCAGATAGGTCAGCTTTGCAAACTGTTGATTGATCATGGTCGGATCGAATATTTACAGCAGAGAGGCTATGAAGCTGTGTTGCAGCACTATACAGATCTCAGCGTGTCCTTAGAAAATGTACTTCTGACAGCTGTGCCATGTCAGTCTTCATTAACCCCCTCAACTGCTTAA
- the TRMT13 gene encoding tRNA:m(4)X modification enzyme TRM13 homolog isoform X4, whose translation MAAEAAAPVSPQPGRCAYFVARKRRFCKMVPARGKRFCGEHGGREEENGRKRIPCPLDPKHTVYEDQLQKHLKKCNSREKPKPVPISALSKEELEDLIRKLRRASNCINYVLKDQILSHQALQEALNDPQNGDVAFKHLKQQASILGNMERLHLLEPGNCFVEFGAGRGKLSHWVDIALQDSKDVHFLLVERATTRFKVDGKHRKNCFERLQVDIQHLCLNKVPVLVKEKLPVIGIGKHVCGAATDLALRCLVETYAKLCKGEKESPAPKRFKSNETSITSNNSGELHSKPIADSWSPVAGVVIALCCHHRCDWKHYVGQDFFTKVGLGAMEFNYFKRMTSWATCGMRETERKSYATHTKNEEQSNETEEDDQDEYNVDSLQGLLTTEDRKQIGQLCKLLIDHGRIEYLQQRGYEAVLQHYTDLSVSLENVLLTAVPCQSSLTPSTA comes from the exons atgGCGGCGGAGGCTGCCGCGCCGGTCTCCCCTCAGCCGGGCCGCTGCGCCTATTTCGTGGCGCGGAAAAGGCGCTTCTGCAAAATGGTGCCGGCCCGGGGCAAGCGCTTCTGCGGCGAGCACGGAGGCCGTGAG GAAGAAAATGGCAGGAAAAGAATTCCATGCCCTTTGGATCCGAAACA TACTGTATATGAAGATCAGCTACAAAAACACTTGAAAAAGTGTAATTCAAGAGAGAAGCCAAAACCT GTACCGATTTCTGCGCTGTCTAAAGAAGAGTTGGAGGACTTAATTAGAAAGCTAAGAAGAGCAAGTAACT GTATAAATTATGTACTTAAGGACCAAATCCTCTCTCACCAAGCTTTACAAGAGGCCTTGAATGACCCCCAAAATGGAGATGTGGCTTTTAAGCATTTGAAACAACAG GCTTCTATATTAGGTAACATGGAAAGACTACATTTGCTTGAACCTGGCAACTGTTTTGTTGAATTTGGAGCGGGACGAGGAAAGCTGTCCCACTGGGTGGATATAGCCTTACAAGATTCTAAAGATGTGCATTTTCTTCTTGTTGAAAGAGCAACTACTAGGTTCAAG GTAGATGGTAAGCATAGAAAAAATTGCTTTGAAAGGCTTCAAGTCGATATCCAGCATTTGTGTTTAA ATAAGGTCCCCGTTCTTGTGAAAGAGAAGCTGCCTGTGATAGGAATTGGAAAACATGTTTGTGGTGCGGCAACAG ATCTTGCTTTGAGATGCTTAGTTGAAACATACGCAAAACTCTGCAAAGGTGAGAAGGAGAGCCCTGCACCTAAACGCTTTAAGAGCAATGAAACCAGCATAACTTCTAATAATTCTGGTGAATTGCATAGCAAGCCTATAGCAGACAGCTGGAGCCCTGTGGCTGGGGTTGTTATTGCCCTGTGTTGCCATCATAGATGTGACTGGAAGCATTACGTAGGCCAAGACTTCTTCACAAAAGTAGGACTTGGGGCGATGGAATTCAATTATTTTAAAAGGATGACAAGCTGGGCCACTTGTGGCAtgagagaaactgagaggaaaagCTATGCAACTCATACAAAGAATGAAGAACAGAGCAATGAGACAGAAGAAGATGACCAAGATGAATACAATGTGGATAGCCTGCAAGG GCTGTTAACCACTGAGGACCGAAAGCAGATAGGTCAGCTTTGCAAACTGTTGATTGATCATGGTCGGATCGAATATTTACAGCAGAGAGGCTATGAAGCTGTGTTGCAGCACTATACAGATCTCAGCGTGTCCTTAGAAAATGTACTTCTGACAGCTGTGCCATGTCAGTCTTCATTAACCCCCTCAACTGCTTAA
- the TRMT13 gene encoding tRNA:m(4)X modification enzyme TRM13 homolog isoform X1: MAAEAAAPVSPQPGRCAYFVARKRRFCKMVPARGKRFCGEHGGREEENGRKRIPCPLDPKHTVYEDQLQKHLKKCNSREKPKPVYYSQDINAGLKDTTELPEEQQVPISALSKEELEDLIRKLRRASNCINYVLKDQILSHQALQEALNDPQNGDVAFKHLKQQASILGNMERLHLLEPGNCFVEFGAGRGKLSHWVDIALQDSKDVHFLLVERATTRFKVDGKHRKNCFERLQVDIQHLCLNKVPVLVKEKLPVIGIGKHVCGAATDLALRCLVETYAKLCKGEKESPAPKRFKSNETSITSNNSGELHSKPIADSWSPVAGVVIALCCHHRCDWKHYVGQDFFTKVGLGAMEFNYFKRMTSWATCGMRETERKSYATHTKNEEQSNETEEDDQDEYNVDSLQGLLTTEDRKQIGQLCKLLIDHGRIEYLQQRGYEAVLQHYTDLSVSLENVLLTAVPCQSSLTPSTA; the protein is encoded by the exons atgGCGGCGGAGGCTGCCGCGCCGGTCTCCCCTCAGCCGGGCCGCTGCGCCTATTTCGTGGCGCGGAAAAGGCGCTTCTGCAAAATGGTGCCGGCCCGGGGCAAGCGCTTCTGCGGCGAGCACGGAGGCCGTGAG GAAGAAAATGGCAGGAAAAGAATTCCATGCCCTTTGGATCCGAAACA TACTGTATATGAAGATCAGCTACAAAAACACTTGAAAAAGTGTAATTCAAGAGAGAAGCCAAAACCT GTCTACTATTCTCAAGATATTAATGCAGGACTGAAAGATACGACAGAGTTGCCAGAAGAGCAG CAGGTACCGATTTCTGCGCTGTCTAAAGAAGAGTTGGAGGACTTAATTAGAAAGCTAAGAAGAGCAAGTAACT GTATAAATTATGTACTTAAGGACCAAATCCTCTCTCACCAAGCTTTACAAGAGGCCTTGAATGACCCCCAAAATGGAGATGTGGCTTTTAAGCATTTGAAACAACAG GCTTCTATATTAGGTAACATGGAAAGACTACATTTGCTTGAACCTGGCAACTGTTTTGTTGAATTTGGAGCGGGACGAGGAAAGCTGTCCCACTGGGTGGATATAGCCTTACAAGATTCTAAAGATGTGCATTTTCTTCTTGTTGAAAGAGCAACTACTAGGTTCAAG GTAGATGGTAAGCATAGAAAAAATTGCTTTGAAAGGCTTCAAGTCGATATCCAGCATTTGTGTTTAA ATAAGGTCCCCGTTCTTGTGAAAGAGAAGCTGCCTGTGATAGGAATTGGAAAACATGTTTGTGGTGCGGCAACAG ATCTTGCTTTGAGATGCTTAGTTGAAACATACGCAAAACTCTGCAAAGGTGAGAAGGAGAGCCCTGCACCTAAACGCTTTAAGAGCAATGAAACCAGCATAACTTCTAATAATTCTGGTGAATTGCATAGCAAGCCTATAGCAGACAGCTGGAGCCCTGTGGCTGGGGTTGTTATTGCCCTGTGTTGCCATCATAGATGTGACTGGAAGCATTACGTAGGCCAAGACTTCTTCACAAAAGTAGGACTTGGGGCGATGGAATTCAATTATTTTAAAAGGATGACAAGCTGGGCCACTTGTGGCAtgagagaaactgagaggaaaagCTATGCAACTCATACAAAGAATGAAGAACAGAGCAATGAGACAGAAGAAGATGACCAAGATGAATACAATGTGGATAGCCTGCAAGG GCTGTTAACCACTGAGGACCGAAAGCAGATAGGTCAGCTTTGCAAACTGTTGATTGATCATGGTCGGATCGAATATTTACAGCAGAGAGGCTATGAAGCTGTGTTGCAGCACTATACAGATCTCAGCGTGTCCTTAGAAAATGTACTTCTGACAGCTGTGCCATGTCAGTCTTCATTAACCCCCTCAACTGCTTAA
- the TRMT13 gene encoding tRNA:m(4)X modification enzyme TRM13 homolog isoform X2 — translation MAAEAAAPVSPQPGRCAYFVARKRRFCKMVPARGKRFCGEHGGREEENGRKRIPCPLDPKHTVYEDQLQKHLKKCNSREKPKPVYYSQDINAGLKDTTELPEEQVPISALSKEELEDLIRKLRRASNCINYVLKDQILSHQALQEALNDPQNGDVAFKHLKQQASILGNMERLHLLEPGNCFVEFGAGRGKLSHWVDIALQDSKDVHFLLVERATTRFKVDGKHRKNCFERLQVDIQHLCLNKVPVLVKEKLPVIGIGKHVCGAATDLALRCLVETYAKLCKGEKESPAPKRFKSNETSITSNNSGELHSKPIADSWSPVAGVVIALCCHHRCDWKHYVGQDFFTKVGLGAMEFNYFKRMTSWATCGMRETERKSYATHTKNEEQSNETEEDDQDEYNVDSLQGLLTTEDRKQIGQLCKLLIDHGRIEYLQQRGYEAVLQHYTDLSVSLENVLLTAVPCQSSLTPSTA, via the exons atgGCGGCGGAGGCTGCCGCGCCGGTCTCCCCTCAGCCGGGCCGCTGCGCCTATTTCGTGGCGCGGAAAAGGCGCTTCTGCAAAATGGTGCCGGCCCGGGGCAAGCGCTTCTGCGGCGAGCACGGAGGCCGTGAG GAAGAAAATGGCAGGAAAAGAATTCCATGCCCTTTGGATCCGAAACA TACTGTATATGAAGATCAGCTACAAAAACACTTGAAAAAGTGTAATTCAAGAGAGAAGCCAAAACCT GTCTACTATTCTCAAGATATTAATGCAGGACTGAAAGATACGACAGAGTTGCCAGAAGAGCAG GTACCGATTTCTGCGCTGTCTAAAGAAGAGTTGGAGGACTTAATTAGAAAGCTAAGAAGAGCAAGTAACT GTATAAATTATGTACTTAAGGACCAAATCCTCTCTCACCAAGCTTTACAAGAGGCCTTGAATGACCCCCAAAATGGAGATGTGGCTTTTAAGCATTTGAAACAACAG GCTTCTATATTAGGTAACATGGAAAGACTACATTTGCTTGAACCTGGCAACTGTTTTGTTGAATTTGGAGCGGGACGAGGAAAGCTGTCCCACTGGGTGGATATAGCCTTACAAGATTCTAAAGATGTGCATTTTCTTCTTGTTGAAAGAGCAACTACTAGGTTCAAG GTAGATGGTAAGCATAGAAAAAATTGCTTTGAAAGGCTTCAAGTCGATATCCAGCATTTGTGTTTAA ATAAGGTCCCCGTTCTTGTGAAAGAGAAGCTGCCTGTGATAGGAATTGGAAAACATGTTTGTGGTGCGGCAACAG ATCTTGCTTTGAGATGCTTAGTTGAAACATACGCAAAACTCTGCAAAGGTGAGAAGGAGAGCCCTGCACCTAAACGCTTTAAGAGCAATGAAACCAGCATAACTTCTAATAATTCTGGTGAATTGCATAGCAAGCCTATAGCAGACAGCTGGAGCCCTGTGGCTGGGGTTGTTATTGCCCTGTGTTGCCATCATAGATGTGACTGGAAGCATTACGTAGGCCAAGACTTCTTCACAAAAGTAGGACTTGGGGCGATGGAATTCAATTATTTTAAAAGGATGACAAGCTGGGCCACTTGTGGCAtgagagaaactgagaggaaaagCTATGCAACTCATACAAAGAATGAAGAACAGAGCAATGAGACAGAAGAAGATGACCAAGATGAATACAATGTGGATAGCCTGCAAGG GCTGTTAACCACTGAGGACCGAAAGCAGATAGGTCAGCTTTGCAAACTGTTGATTGATCATGGTCGGATCGAATATTTACAGCAGAGAGGCTATGAAGCTGTGTTGCAGCACTATACAGATCTCAGCGTGTCCTTAGAAAATGTACTTCTGACAGCTGTGCCATGTCAGTCTTCATTAACCCCCTCAACTGCTTAA
- the TRMT13 gene encoding tRNA:m(4)X modification enzyme TRM13 homolog isoform X3 yields MAAEAAAPVSPQPGRCAYFVARKRRFCKMVPARGKRFCGEHGGREEENGRKRIPCPLDPKHTVYEDQLQKHLKKCNSREKPKPQVPISALSKEELEDLIRKLRRASNCINYVLKDQILSHQALQEALNDPQNGDVAFKHLKQQASILGNMERLHLLEPGNCFVEFGAGRGKLSHWVDIALQDSKDVHFLLVERATTRFKVDGKHRKNCFERLQVDIQHLCLNKVPVLVKEKLPVIGIGKHVCGAATDLALRCLVETYAKLCKGEKESPAPKRFKSNETSITSNNSGELHSKPIADSWSPVAGVVIALCCHHRCDWKHYVGQDFFTKVGLGAMEFNYFKRMTSWATCGMRETERKSYATHTKNEEQSNETEEDDQDEYNVDSLQGLLTTEDRKQIGQLCKLLIDHGRIEYLQQRGYEAVLQHYTDLSVSLENVLLTAVPCQSSLTPSTA; encoded by the exons atgGCGGCGGAGGCTGCCGCGCCGGTCTCCCCTCAGCCGGGCCGCTGCGCCTATTTCGTGGCGCGGAAAAGGCGCTTCTGCAAAATGGTGCCGGCCCGGGGCAAGCGCTTCTGCGGCGAGCACGGAGGCCGTGAG GAAGAAAATGGCAGGAAAAGAATTCCATGCCCTTTGGATCCGAAACA TACTGTATATGAAGATCAGCTACAAAAACACTTGAAAAAGTGTAATTCAAGAGAGAAGCCAAAACCT CAGGTACCGATTTCTGCGCTGTCTAAAGAAGAGTTGGAGGACTTAATTAGAAAGCTAAGAAGAGCAAGTAACT GTATAAATTATGTACTTAAGGACCAAATCCTCTCTCACCAAGCTTTACAAGAGGCCTTGAATGACCCCCAAAATGGAGATGTGGCTTTTAAGCATTTGAAACAACAG GCTTCTATATTAGGTAACATGGAAAGACTACATTTGCTTGAACCTGGCAACTGTTTTGTTGAATTTGGAGCGGGACGAGGAAAGCTGTCCCACTGGGTGGATATAGCCTTACAAGATTCTAAAGATGTGCATTTTCTTCTTGTTGAAAGAGCAACTACTAGGTTCAAG GTAGATGGTAAGCATAGAAAAAATTGCTTTGAAAGGCTTCAAGTCGATATCCAGCATTTGTGTTTAA ATAAGGTCCCCGTTCTTGTGAAAGAGAAGCTGCCTGTGATAGGAATTGGAAAACATGTTTGTGGTGCGGCAACAG ATCTTGCTTTGAGATGCTTAGTTGAAACATACGCAAAACTCTGCAAAGGTGAGAAGGAGAGCCCTGCACCTAAACGCTTTAAGAGCAATGAAACCAGCATAACTTCTAATAATTCTGGTGAATTGCATAGCAAGCCTATAGCAGACAGCTGGAGCCCTGTGGCTGGGGTTGTTATTGCCCTGTGTTGCCATCATAGATGTGACTGGAAGCATTACGTAGGCCAAGACTTCTTCACAAAAGTAGGACTTGGGGCGATGGAATTCAATTATTTTAAAAGGATGACAAGCTGGGCCACTTGTGGCAtgagagaaactgagaggaaaagCTATGCAACTCATACAAAGAATGAAGAACAGAGCAATGAGACAGAAGAAGATGACCAAGATGAATACAATGTGGATAGCCTGCAAGG GCTGTTAACCACTGAGGACCGAAAGCAGATAGGTCAGCTTTGCAAACTGTTGATTGATCATGGTCGGATCGAATATTTACAGCAGAGAGGCTATGAAGCTGTGTTGCAGCACTATACAGATCTCAGCGTGTCCTTAGAAAATGTACTTCTGACAGCTGTGCCATGTCAGTCTTCATTAACCCCCTCAACTGCTTAA
- the TRMT13 gene encoding tRNA:m(4)X modification enzyme TRM13 homolog isoform X7, producing the protein MPFGSETVYYSQDINAGLKDTTELPEEQVPISALSKEELEDLIRKLRRASNCINYVLKDQILSHQALQEALNDPQNGDVAFKHLKQQASILGNMERLHLLEPGNCFVEFGAGRGKLSHWVDIALQDSKDVHFLLVERATTRFKVDGKHRKNCFERLQVDIQHLCLNKVPVLVKEKLPVIGIGKHVCGAATDLALRCLVETYAKLCKGEKESPAPKRFKSNETSITSNNSGELHSKPIADSWSPVAGVVIALCCHHRCDWKHYVGQDFFTKVGLGAMEFNYFKRMTSWATCGMRETERKSYATHTKNEEQSNETEEDDQDEYNVDSLQGLLTTEDRKQIGQLCKLLIDHGRIEYLQQRGYEAVLQHYTDLSVSLENVLLTAVPCQSSLTPSTA; encoded by the exons ATGCCCTTTGGATCCGAAACA GTCTACTATTCTCAAGATATTAATGCAGGACTGAAAGATACGACAGAGTTGCCAGAAGAGCAG GTACCGATTTCTGCGCTGTCTAAAGAAGAGTTGGAGGACTTAATTAGAAAGCTAAGAAGAGCAAGTAACT GTATAAATTATGTACTTAAGGACCAAATCCTCTCTCACCAAGCTTTACAAGAGGCCTTGAATGACCCCCAAAATGGAGATGTGGCTTTTAAGCATTTGAAACAACAG GCTTCTATATTAGGTAACATGGAAAGACTACATTTGCTTGAACCTGGCAACTGTTTTGTTGAATTTGGAGCGGGACGAGGAAAGCTGTCCCACTGGGTGGATATAGCCTTACAAGATTCTAAAGATGTGCATTTTCTTCTTGTTGAAAGAGCAACTACTAGGTTCAAG GTAGATGGTAAGCATAGAAAAAATTGCTTTGAAAGGCTTCAAGTCGATATCCAGCATTTGTGTTTAA ATAAGGTCCCCGTTCTTGTGAAAGAGAAGCTGCCTGTGATAGGAATTGGAAAACATGTTTGTGGTGCGGCAACAG ATCTTGCTTTGAGATGCTTAGTTGAAACATACGCAAAACTCTGCAAAGGTGAGAAGGAGAGCCCTGCACCTAAACGCTTTAAGAGCAATGAAACCAGCATAACTTCTAATAATTCTGGTGAATTGCATAGCAAGCCTATAGCAGACAGCTGGAGCCCTGTGGCTGGGGTTGTTATTGCCCTGTGTTGCCATCATAGATGTGACTGGAAGCATTACGTAGGCCAAGACTTCTTCACAAAAGTAGGACTTGGGGCGATGGAATTCAATTATTTTAAAAGGATGACAAGCTGGGCCACTTGTGGCAtgagagaaactgagaggaaaagCTATGCAACTCATACAAAGAATGAAGAACAGAGCAATGAGACAGAAGAAGATGACCAAGATGAATACAATGTGGATAGCCTGCAAGG GCTGTTAACCACTGAGGACCGAAAGCAGATAGGTCAGCTTTGCAAACTGTTGATTGATCATGGTCGGATCGAATATTTACAGCAGAGAGGCTATGAAGCTGTGTTGCAGCACTATACAGATCTCAGCGTGTCCTTAGAAAATGTACTTCTGACAGCTGTGCCATGTCAGTCTTCATTAACCCCCTCAACTGCTTAA
- the TRMT13 gene encoding tRNA:m(4)X modification enzyme TRM13 homolog isoform X5, translating into MAAEAAAPVSPQPGRCAYFVARKRRFCKMVPARGKRFCGEHGGREEENGRKRIPCPLDPKHTVYEDQLQKHLKKCNSREKPKPVYYSQDINAGLKDTTELPEEQQVPISALSKEELEDLIRKLRRASNCINYVLKDQILSHQALQEALNDPQNGDVAFKHLKQQASILGNMERLHLLEPGNCFVEFGAGRGKLSHWVDIALQDSKDVHFLLVERATTRFKVDGKHRKNCFERLQVDIQHLCLNLALRCLVETYAKLCKGEKESPAPKRFKSNETSITSNNSGELHSKPIADSWSPVAGVVIALCCHHRCDWKHYVGQDFFTKVGLGAMEFNYFKRMTSWATCGMRETERKSYATHTKNEEQSNETEEDDQDEYNVDSLQGLLTTEDRKQIGQLCKLLIDHGRIEYLQQRGYEAVLQHYTDLSVSLENVLLTAVPCQSSLTPSTA; encoded by the exons atgGCGGCGGAGGCTGCCGCGCCGGTCTCCCCTCAGCCGGGCCGCTGCGCCTATTTCGTGGCGCGGAAAAGGCGCTTCTGCAAAATGGTGCCGGCCCGGGGCAAGCGCTTCTGCGGCGAGCACGGAGGCCGTGAG GAAGAAAATGGCAGGAAAAGAATTCCATGCCCTTTGGATCCGAAACA TACTGTATATGAAGATCAGCTACAAAAACACTTGAAAAAGTGTAATTCAAGAGAGAAGCCAAAACCT GTCTACTATTCTCAAGATATTAATGCAGGACTGAAAGATACGACAGAGTTGCCAGAAGAGCAG CAGGTACCGATTTCTGCGCTGTCTAAAGAAGAGTTGGAGGACTTAATTAGAAAGCTAAGAAGAGCAAGTAACT GTATAAATTATGTACTTAAGGACCAAATCCTCTCTCACCAAGCTTTACAAGAGGCCTTGAATGACCCCCAAAATGGAGATGTGGCTTTTAAGCATTTGAAACAACAG GCTTCTATATTAGGTAACATGGAAAGACTACATTTGCTTGAACCTGGCAACTGTTTTGTTGAATTTGGAGCGGGACGAGGAAAGCTGTCCCACTGGGTGGATATAGCCTTACAAGATTCTAAAGATGTGCATTTTCTTCTTGTTGAAAGAGCAACTACTAGGTTCAAG GTAGATGGTAAGCATAGAAAAAATTGCTTTGAAAGGCTTCAAGTCGATATCCAGCATTTGTGTTTAA ATCTTGCTTTGAGATGCTTAGTTGAAACATACGCAAAACTCTGCAAAGGTGAGAAGGAGAGCCCTGCACCTAAACGCTTTAAGAGCAATGAAACCAGCATAACTTCTAATAATTCTGGTGAATTGCATAGCAAGCCTATAGCAGACAGCTGGAGCCCTGTGGCTGGGGTTGTTATTGCCCTGTGTTGCCATCATAGATGTGACTGGAAGCATTACGTAGGCCAAGACTTCTTCACAAAAGTAGGACTTGGGGCGATGGAATTCAATTATTTTAAAAGGATGACAAGCTGGGCCACTTGTGGCAtgagagaaactgagaggaaaagCTATGCAACTCATACAAAGAATGAAGAACAGAGCAATGAGACAGAAGAAGATGACCAAGATGAATACAATGTGGATAGCCTGCAAGG GCTGTTAACCACTGAGGACCGAAAGCAGATAGGTCAGCTTTGCAAACTGTTGATTGATCATGGTCGGATCGAATATTTACAGCAGAGAGGCTATGAAGCTGTGTTGCAGCACTATACAGATCTCAGCGTGTCCTTAGAAAATGTACTTCTGACAGCTGTGCCATGTCAGTCTTCATTAACCCCCTCAACTGCTTAA